Proteins from a single region of Cystobacter fuscus DSM 2262:
- the fabF gene encoding beta-ketoacyl-ACP synthase II: MEKRRVVVTGLGLISPCGTGVEKSWEALVRGQSGVGPITLFDASGLDCRIAGEVKDFRPEDFIDRRELRRMDRFCQFAVGAADMAMKDSGLVITPQNAERVAVLVGSGIGGIGSLEETYRRVLEKGADRISPFFILQMIINMAPGHISLRHGIKGPSWSTNSACATSAHALGEALRGIQRGDYDAAVVGGAEAPITVLGVGGFAAMKAVSTRNDAPERASRPFDVDRDGFVVAEGAGMLVLETWEHARSRGAKVYAELSGYGASSDAYHVTHPAPGHEGAQRSMRLALADARLTPSDIGYINAHGTSTDVGDALEMEGIAQVFGEAAQRVAVSSTKSMTGHMNGAAGAAEAVISVLALQRGVLPPTINLEKQDPRITLDCIPQRAREKRVEAVMSNSFGFGGTNVSLVFQRPA, from the coding sequence ATGGAGAAGCGACGCGTGGTGGTGACCGGGCTGGGGCTCATCAGCCCCTGCGGCACGGGCGTGGAGAAGAGCTGGGAGGCGCTCGTGCGAGGCCAGAGCGGCGTGGGGCCCATCACGCTCTTCGACGCGAGCGGACTGGACTGCCGCATCGCCGGAGAGGTGAAGGACTTCCGCCCCGAGGACTTCATCGATCGGCGGGAGCTGCGGCGGATGGACCGCTTCTGTCAGTTCGCGGTGGGCGCCGCGGACATGGCGATGAAGGACTCGGGACTGGTCATCACCCCCCAGAACGCCGAGCGGGTGGCGGTGCTCGTCGGCTCGGGGATTGGCGGCATCGGCAGCCTGGAGGAGACGTACCGGCGGGTGCTGGAGAAGGGGGCGGACCGCATCAGCCCCTTCTTCATCCTGCAGATGATCATCAACATGGCGCCGGGCCACATCTCGCTGCGCCATGGCATCAAGGGCCCGAGCTGGTCCACCAACTCCGCGTGCGCCACCAGCGCCCATGCCCTGGGCGAGGCCCTGCGGGGCATCCAGCGCGGCGACTACGATGCGGCCGTGGTCGGTGGCGCCGAGGCGCCCATTACGGTTCTGGGCGTGGGCGGCTTCGCGGCGATGAAGGCGGTGTCCACGCGCAATGATGCCCCCGAGCGCGCCAGCCGGCCCTTCGACGTGGATCGCGACGGCTTCGTGGTGGCCGAGGGCGCGGGGATGCTGGTGTTGGAGACGTGGGAGCACGCCCGCTCACGCGGCGCGAAGGTGTACGCGGAGCTGTCCGGCTATGGCGCCAGCTCGGACGCGTACCACGTGACGCACCCCGCGCCCGGCCACGAGGGCGCCCAGCGCAGCATGCGGCTGGCCCTGGCGGACGCGCGACTCACGCCCTCGGACATCGGCTACATCAACGCCCATGGCACGTCCACGGACGTCGGCGACGCGCTGGAGATGGAGGGCATCGCGCAGGTGTTCGGCGAGGCGGCCCAGCGGGTCGCCGTGTCCTCCACCAAGTCCATGACGGGGCACATGAACGGCGCGGCCGGCGCCGCCGAGGCCGTCATCAGCGTGCTGGCGCTCCAGCGTGGGGTCCTGCCTCCCACCATCAACCTCGAGAAGCAGGATCCCCGAATCACCCTCGACTGCATCCCCCAGCGCGCGCGCGAGAAGCGGGTGGAGGCGGTGATGAGCAACTCGTTCGGCTTCGGGGGGACGAACGTGTCGCTCGTGTTCCAGCGGCCGGCATGA
- a CDS encoding CHAT domain-containing protein — MWTPGSNPVTAVVEALADYVSGLQGRHSRSQADALVEEAAQLLLLEEAGITEDALAEAVEELAGRIRERLQKFSIKTRNELGLLFVLEIILRLTRAGALSSSACAALTLTINKLDDAVAQGMTGLIYALRPLILFKLSEVAQCIQEEVRHTDLTLRAKLAVRGLRKDQWMLPGASISRMRELIRDIEQRILVTHDGPGPGPCPDGSPATVRRQSGRTFQLGQFKEREAHLSLPLMRAEHLILLGHLLAKGWRGSHAAAIEEAFESFAQACDALQELGQWEAAAQAAVCATECLDRLVQYTTDPDAWQQALARLFVHGFDQQAWVLKSPLPEPRRLRFAKLLKASLARTLSWNPLLEHDEPSAPSKESPQEESRLLPRLQQLITEANVYLKLMSEESSGDSWLALHFGWAAWMRFRVLLSFIQGALRQFQEGKAVTYALDKWRKQVRDVLSQDIVDSFLSVMEEAQSAVWHAEHQLESVQDPLAGDTLLVSSSRFLEVLRSFLDLIAESKLELTTEQLLKLREFLDRLEPAGLPIRTLLKLVADEPVVLGWASHRKVPLKPACEYFDKRLQMLNREMANPHFSASERLLLSSWISNLLLNLRLSTDDLASLEPARALALLDVSGASAFRAETLLYGRGDAGTFPEYTNYLAEDIVGAVERDVAGAKPEAEVSIVSLFSNLHDARHELDLWGRLTMILEASQESPLVREAFKPRLTEAGHRIWAFPHSYSLEQIVLRTGARPEDCTQMAKAIVVRMEIQRELPRSHEHLERARDWLIHAVDLLLARGLIPQGEPAPLATAERVADWLAAHPGCAIVVPGNFPECAAPLNVFFHAGGSVTRHRLGTNAEQELRERLYAIPAFMKLTEALGEDQREVSKASWAQLAGAFQQFSDVFANWSRDLADLLVRHGVREVLFLLRGREFVYIPWEELRTAPGGPRLGELFSIGYLHTLAPVPASVPGDVARHGVLQLHGDGVSLNQMKMARFFQEALARDGAGRPPLSGDEARDARRFQRELLSASRLRLFLHGHHDQLNPESDRITLVDAERPEERVNLQADVLRGLPLAGVECVELWACEGSAHGRSIGEHGALEEPEDLSRSFLLAGARRVLASLWHVPALPSALLMERFALLVHEGLAEATALARARSECRAAFEPGGPIERAMETRVGPRLTALAAEAATVSDEQLLGVLEPALNEALQLLRQGWRVKPTTDPRTIPELSQAMGRLIKYSAPRPERMAAELRTDPAAVGRLVRDWLSNFRNPMCWAGWRLVVRGLEDWRP, encoded by the coding sequence TTGTGGACCCCCGGGTCCAATCCGGTCACCGCCGTAGTGGAAGCCCTGGCGGACTACGTGTCCGGCCTGCAGGGGAGACATTCCCGCTCACAGGCTGACGCGCTGGTGGAAGAGGCCGCCCAGTTGCTCCTGCTGGAAGAGGCCGGAATCACGGAGGACGCCCTCGCCGAGGCGGTTGAGGAGTTGGCCGGGCGCATCCGGGAGCGGCTCCAGAAGTTCTCCATCAAGACGCGCAACGAGTTGGGTCTGTTGTTCGTCCTGGAGATCATCCTCCGGCTCACGCGGGCGGGAGCGCTGTCCTCCTCTGCCTGCGCGGCGCTCACGCTGACCATCAACAAGCTCGATGATGCCGTTGCCCAGGGCATGACCGGCCTCATCTACGCCCTGCGTCCGCTGATCCTCTTCAAGCTGTCGGAAGTGGCGCAGTGCATCCAGGAGGAGGTGCGTCATACGGACCTGACCCTCCGTGCCAAGCTGGCCGTGAGGGGCCTGAGGAAGGATCAATGGATGCTGCCAGGTGCCTCCATCTCGCGAATGCGTGAGCTGATTCGTGACATCGAGCAGCGCATCCTGGTGACCCACGATGGACCTGGGCCAGGGCCCTGTCCGGATGGGAGCCCCGCCACGGTCCGGAGACAGTCCGGGCGCACCTTCCAGCTCGGTCAGTTCAAGGAGCGCGAAGCCCATCTCAGCCTGCCCCTCATGAGAGCCGAGCACCTCATTCTGCTCGGACATCTTCTGGCGAAGGGCTGGCGGGGTTCGCACGCCGCCGCCATCGAGGAGGCGTTCGAGTCCTTCGCCCAGGCCTGCGACGCACTCCAGGAGTTGGGGCAGTGGGAAGCCGCGGCCCAGGCCGCAGTCTGTGCCACGGAATGTCTCGATCGGCTGGTCCAGTACACGACCGACCCAGACGCGTGGCAACAGGCATTGGCTCGATTGTTTGTTCACGGCTTCGATCAACAGGCATGGGTGTTGAAGAGCCCACTGCCCGAGCCCCGGCGTCTCCGGTTCGCGAAGCTGCTCAAGGCGTCCCTGGCGCGGACTTTGAGCTGGAACCCCCTCCTGGAGCACGATGAGCCGTCCGCTCCCTCCAAGGAGAGCCCACAGGAAGAGTCACGGCTGCTCCCCCGCCTCCAGCAGCTCATCACGGAAGCGAACGTCTATCTCAAGCTCATGAGCGAGGAGTCCTCCGGGGACTCCTGGTTAGCCCTCCATTTCGGGTGGGCCGCGTGGATGCGGTTCCGCGTGTTGCTCTCGTTCATCCAGGGAGCGCTGCGCCAGTTCCAGGAGGGGAAGGCCGTCACGTACGCCCTGGACAAATGGCGGAAGCAGGTGCGAGACGTCCTGAGCCAGGACATCGTCGATTCCTTCCTCTCGGTGATGGAAGAGGCGCAGAGTGCCGTGTGGCACGCCGAGCATCAGCTCGAGAGCGTTCAGGACCCACTCGCTGGAGACACCCTGCTCGTGTCGTCCTCTCGCTTCCTGGAGGTGCTGCGCTCGTTCCTGGATTTGATCGCGGAGAGCAAGCTGGAACTCACGACCGAACAACTCCTGAAGCTGCGGGAGTTCCTGGACCGTCTCGAGCCCGCGGGACTGCCCATCCGTACCCTCCTGAAGCTCGTTGCCGACGAGCCCGTGGTGCTGGGCTGGGCCTCCCACCGCAAGGTCCCCCTCAAGCCGGCATGTGAGTACTTTGACAAGCGTCTGCAGATGCTCAACCGGGAGATGGCCAATCCTCATTTCTCCGCCTCCGAGCGGCTCCTGCTCTCGAGCTGGATCTCCAACCTCCTCCTGAATCTGCGCCTGTCGACAGACGATCTCGCCAGCCTGGAACCCGCCCGGGCGCTGGCCTTGCTCGATGTGAGTGGGGCTTCGGCGTTCCGTGCCGAGACGCTCCTCTACGGCAGAGGGGACGCCGGAACGTTCCCCGAGTACACCAACTACCTCGCCGAGGACATAGTGGGCGCAGTGGAGAGGGATGTCGCTGGCGCCAAGCCAGAAGCCGAGGTGTCGATCGTCAGCCTGTTCTCCAATCTGCATGACGCCCGGCATGAGCTCGATCTCTGGGGACGGCTCACCATGATCCTCGAGGCCAGCCAGGAGTCCCCGCTCGTGCGTGAGGCGTTCAAGCCACGGCTGACCGAGGCGGGCCACCGCATCTGGGCGTTTCCACACTCGTACTCTCTCGAGCAGATCGTCTTGAGAACGGGAGCCCGTCCGGAAGACTGTACTCAAATGGCGAAGGCCATCGTCGTGCGGATGGAGATTCAGCGAGAACTGCCGAGGAGCCACGAGCACCTGGAGCGTGCGCGCGACTGGCTGATCCACGCCGTGGATTTGCTCCTGGCCCGGGGGCTCATTCCTCAAGGCGAGCCCGCCCCGCTGGCCACGGCCGAGCGCGTGGCGGATTGGCTCGCGGCCCACCCCGGGTGCGCCATCGTGGTACCAGGCAACTTCCCCGAGTGTGCCGCTCCCCTGAACGTCTTCTTCCACGCGGGGGGAAGCGTCACCCGGCATCGGCTGGGAACGAACGCGGAGCAGGAACTCCGCGAGCGGCTCTATGCAATCCCTGCCTTCATGAAGCTGACCGAGGCTCTGGGAGAAGACCAGCGAGAGGTCAGCAAGGCGAGCTGGGCCCAGCTCGCCGGAGCCTTTCAGCAGTTCAGTGACGTGTTCGCGAATTGGAGCCGGGACCTGGCGGACCTGCTGGTGCGGCATGGCGTGCGCGAAGTGCTCTTCCTGCTGCGCGGCCGGGAGTTCGTCTACATCCCCTGGGAAGAGCTGCGCACGGCCCCGGGAGGACCGCGACTCGGCGAGCTCTTCTCCATTGGCTACCTGCACACCCTGGCTCCGGTCCCAGCGTCCGTGCCCGGGGACGTGGCCCGGCACGGGGTGCTCCAGCTCCATGGGGATGGTGTCTCCTTGAACCAGATGAAGATGGCGCGCTTCTTCCAGGAAGCCCTCGCGCGTGATGGCGCGGGCAGGCCTCCGCTCTCGGGAGACGAAGCACGTGATGCACGCCGATTCCAGCGGGAGCTGCTCTCCGCGAGCCGCCTGCGCCTGTTCCTACATGGCCATCATGACCAGCTGAACCCGGAGTCGGACCGCATCACGCTGGTCGACGCTGAGCGTCCCGAGGAGCGCGTGAACCTGCAGGCGGACGTGTTGCGCGGCCTGCCGCTGGCGGGAGTCGAGTGCGTGGAGCTGTGGGCCTGCGAGGGGTCCGCTCACGGCCGCAGCATCGGAGAGCATGGCGCGCTCGAGGAGCCAGAGGATCTCTCCAGGTCCTTCCTGCTGGCGGGTGCCCGCCGGGTGCTGGCCTCGCTCTGGCACGTCCCCGCCCTGCCGAGTGCCCTGCTGATGGAGCGCTTCGCCCTGCTGGTGCACGAAGGGCTTGCCGAGGCCACCGCGCTGGCACGGGCCCGCTCCGAGTGCCGCGCGGCCTTCGAGCCAGGCGGCCCCATCGAGCGGGCGATGGAGACCCGGGTGGGGCCCAGACTCACGGCCCTGGCGGCGGAGGCCGCGACCGTCAGTGACGAGCAACTGCTGGGTGTGCTCGAGCCCGCCCTTAACGAAGCGCTCCAGCTGCTCCGGCAAGGGTGGCGCGTCAAGCCGACAACGGACCCGCGGACCATCCCGGAGTTGTCCCAAGCCATGGGGCGGCTCATCAAGTACTCGGCCCCGCGACCAGAGCGAATGGCCGCGGAGCTGCGCACAGACCCGGCCGCTGTCGGGCGCCTCGTCAGGGACTGGCTGAGCAACTTCCGTAACCCGATGTGCTGGGCAGGCTGGCGCCTCGTCGTTCGCGGACTGGAGGACTGGCGCCCATGA
- a CDS encoding M91 family zinc metallopeptidase has translation MKVNRPNVSTPPSPTASTARSAPTSPTAPTSPSAPTQRTQATGPTAPPPVTDSLSTTMRPSAGAGGVNLAGTTAPPPAPPPPPRSATTAAPGQPPRNVNASLEDELKRGRESLKKTDHGVVHPDLPGIRTRRDNLPAHEFADHTRDSRASIHTLMANNPNGTQSVGNKMLTDINGSTAKLNNGSLGTAQNPATAVDIHAGNKMTHAPRLEFDTVALGNDLGALRPNDKAGQAQVIEKHQQMAFMKQGQAYRAGGQPGPGQASTVTYNANQASSPQNRAKDMGHEMVHAHRASNGMQVGSVEHGNLKHHPAFQDAEAAKPGGAAQLKADVNFHAQLKEEFETVGMQPTPGRPNAPTENKIRQQLGMQQRTDYSGHTPATSAYDLKEMKQPPDTRTAWQKVSGKPIPGADQRAQDVQQIVNHLEK, from the coding sequence ATGAAAGTCAACCGGCCGAACGTCAGCACGCCCCCTTCTCCGACCGCCTCGACGGCTCGCAGCGCGCCGACTTCGCCGACGGCTCCCACTTCACCCTCGGCGCCCACGCAGCGCACCCAGGCCACGGGCCCCACCGCTCCGCCCCCGGTCACCGATTCGCTCTCCACGACCATGCGGCCCTCGGCCGGGGCGGGCGGCGTCAACCTGGCGGGTACCACCGCTCCCCCCCCCGCTCCGCCTCCCCCGCCGCGGTCCGCCACGACCGCCGCGCCCGGCCAGCCTCCCCGGAACGTGAACGCGTCGCTCGAGGATGAACTCAAGCGGGGCCGGGAGTCGCTCAAGAAGACCGACCACGGCGTGGTGCACCCGGACCTGCCCGGCATCCGTACCCGCCGGGACAACCTGCCGGCCCATGAGTTCGCCGATCACACGCGCGACTCCCGGGCCTCCATCCACACCCTGATGGCGAACAATCCGAATGGGACGCAGTCCGTCGGCAACAAGATGCTGACGGACATCAACGGCAGCACCGCGAAACTCAACAATGGCTCCCTGGGGACGGCCCAGAATCCGGCCACGGCCGTGGACATCCATGCCGGCAACAAGATGACCCATGCGCCCCGGCTCGAGTTCGACACGGTGGCCCTGGGCAATGACCTCGGTGCGCTGCGGCCGAATGACAAGGCGGGCCAGGCCCAGGTGATCGAGAAACACCAGCAGATGGCGTTCATGAAGCAAGGTCAGGCCTACCGCGCCGGTGGCCAGCCGGGTCCTGGCCAGGCGAGCACCGTGACCTACAACGCCAATCAAGCCAGCTCCCCCCAGAATCGCGCCAAGGACATGGGGCACGAGATGGTGCACGCCCATCGCGCGTCCAATGGCATGCAGGTGGGGTCGGTGGAGCACGGCAATCTCAAACACCACCCCGCCTTCCAGGACGCCGAAGCGGCGAAACCCGGAGGCGCCGCACAACTCAAGGCGGACGTCAACTTCCACGCCCAGCTCAAGGAGGAGTTCGAGACGGTGGGCATGCAGCCGACCCCGGGCCGTCCCAATGCTCCGACGGAGAACAAGATCCGCCAGCAGCTCGGGATGCAGCAGCGCACGGACTACTCGGGCCATACCCCCGCGACGTCCGCGTACGACCTGAAGGAAATGAAGCAGCCGCCCGATACCCGCACCGCCTGGCAGAAGGTCAGTGGCAAGCCCATCCCCGGAGCGGACCAACGGGCCCAGGACGTCCAGCAGATCGTCAACCACCTGGAGAAGTAA
- a CDS encoding TetR/AcrR family transcriptional regulator: MRYGPEHKQSTRTRILAAAESLFRKHGFEGASVERVMRAAGLTVGGFYAHFATKEVLVVESLRAFLQQRRARWGAGLEELRGQEWLGHFVRRYLNQQLRDDPTTACIMPSVLSDLTRSSPEVQAMLAEELDALARDAQAHLEDEPGRTARQKALATIVVCFGAMTLARATASQPLSDELLAAARALLLNQGDEPPESPAPSKRRA; this comes from the coding sequence ATGAGATACGGACCCGAGCACAAGCAGTCGACACGCACGCGCATCCTCGCGGCCGCGGAGTCGCTCTTCCGCAAGCACGGCTTCGAGGGGGCGAGCGTGGAGCGGGTGATGCGCGCCGCGGGCCTGACGGTGGGGGGCTTCTACGCGCACTTCGCCACGAAGGAGGTGCTGGTCGTGGAGAGCCTGCGGGCCTTCCTCCAGCAGCGCCGGGCGCGGTGGGGTGCGGGGCTCGAGGAGCTGCGGGGCCAGGAGTGGCTGGGCCACTTCGTGCGCCGCTACCTCAACCAACAACTCCGGGATGACCCGACGACGGCCTGCATCATGCCGTCCGTCTTGTCGGACCTCACGCGCTCTTCTCCCGAGGTGCAGGCCATGCTCGCCGAGGAGCTCGACGCGCTGGCGCGCGACGCCCAGGCGCACCTGGAGGACGAGCCGGGCAGGACGGCGCGCCAGAAGGCGCTGGCGACGATCGTGGTGTGCTTCGGGGCCATGACGCTGGCGCGGGCCACGGCCTCGCAGCCGCTGTCGGACGAGCTGCTCGCGGCCGCGCGGGCCCTCTTGTTGAACCAAGGGGATGAGCCACCCGAATCCCCTGCCCCGTCCAAGCGGCGCGCCTAA
- a CDS encoding M56 family metallopeptidase gives MSPALHRVQFFLLAAVAFLALGSLLSAVGARAFAARLSRWEPRARHRALVLLAVLPVLTALALMLSASLPSLLSLVVPGLDHCATHDDGHAHLCFVHLPGSGIHLAWVLGLVFLVSYASLRAALGASDVVRAVRVLGALTRTGEPRRDLGVIVLETSRPVCLTAGLLRPRVLLSRGLLDSLGEEERAVVLAHERAHVRRRDALVASLVRALAVVHLPRVARWLVRELEIAAEQACDEDAASAVGDRVAVASAILSVERATRHAVAERLAPVAVAFGQCAVARRVESLLAEPVPTRSLRGVALCLLAALMGVLGTSAGLHHLTESLLSVVAH, from the coding sequence ATGAGCCCCGCCCTGCACAGAGTGCAATTCTTCCTGCTGGCCGCGGTCGCGTTCCTCGCCCTCGGCTCGCTCCTGTCGGCCGTGGGGGCGCGCGCGTTCGCGGCCCGGTTGTCGCGTTGGGAGCCGAGGGCCCGCCATCGCGCCCTCGTCTTGTTGGCGGTGTTGCCCGTGCTCACGGCGCTCGCGCTCATGCTGTCCGCGAGCCTCCCGTCCCTGCTCTCGCTCGTGGTGCCAGGGCTCGACCACTGCGCCACGCATGACGACGGGCATGCGCACCTGTGCTTCGTCCACCTGCCCGGCAGCGGAATCCACCTGGCCTGGGTCCTGGGGCTCGTCTTCCTCGTGAGCTACGCCTCGCTGCGCGCGGCCCTCGGGGCCTCGGACGTGGTGCGCGCGGTGCGCGTGCTCGGTGCCCTCACGAGGACCGGCGAGCCACGCCGGGACCTGGGTGTCATCGTGCTGGAGACCTCGCGGCCCGTGTGCCTGACGGCGGGCCTCTTGCGCCCCCGGGTGCTGCTGTCGCGCGGGCTGCTCGACTCGCTCGGCGAGGAGGAGCGCGCCGTCGTCCTGGCCCACGAGCGGGCCCATGTGCGCCGCCGCGATGCCCTCGTCGCCAGCCTCGTGCGCGCGCTGGCCGTGGTGCACCTGCCCCGGGTCGCGCGCTGGCTCGTGCGCGAGCTGGAGATCGCCGCCGAGCAGGCGTGTGACGAGGACGCCGCCAGTGCCGTGGGCGATCGTGTCGCCGTGGCTTCCGCGATCTTGAGCGTCGAGCGCGCGACGCGGCACGCGGTGGCCGAGCGGCTCGCGCCCGTGGCCGTCGCGTTCGGGCAATGCGCGGTGGCGCGGCGCGTGGAGTCGTTGCTCGCCGAGCCCGTGCCCACGCGGTCGCTGCGCGGGGTGGCGCTCTGTCTCCTCGCCGCGCTCATGGGGGTTCTCGGCACGTCCGCCGGGCTGCACCACCTGACCGAGTCCCTTCTCTCCGTCGTCGCTCACTGA
- a CDS encoding BlaI/MecI/CopY family transcriptional regulator, which translates to MGSGPVRPPLLGELEAAVMNHLWSGGDGEAKSVHAALGKRRGITLNTIQSTLKRLFEKGLLERDKVSHAHVYKARVSREAFHRDLVGELVGGLMDGQAEAVVSAFVDVTERAGLEHLERLEALVAERRRRLERGSR; encoded by the coding sequence ATGGGGTCCGGTCCTGTTCGTCCGCCGCTGCTCGGTGAGCTCGAAGCCGCCGTGATGAACCACCTGTGGTCGGGCGGTGACGGCGAGGCGAAGTCCGTTCACGCGGCACTCGGCAAGCGGCGGGGGATCACGCTCAACACGATCCAGTCGACCCTCAAGCGCCTCTTCGAGAAGGGGCTGCTGGAGCGGGACAAGGTCAGCCACGCGCATGTGTACAAGGCCCGGGTGAGCCGCGAGGCGTTCCACCGCGACCTCGTGGGCGAACTCGTCGGCGGCTTGATGGATGGGCAGGCCGAGGCCGTGGTGTCGGCGTTCGTCGATGTCACCGAGCGCGCGGGACTGGAGCACCTCGAGCGCCTGGAAGCGCTCGTGGCGGAGCGGCGGCGGAGACTCGAACGGGGGTCGCGATGA
- a CDS encoding TolC family protein, producing the protein MLVLASAASAEARESEPGPVLTESEAVAHALRRAPLRDTVEGDVTAEQGRGRAAGAYPNPQLAFTREQTFGASGSREDYLSLAQTLDLGARRALQGEAGEARARAARREGDAAGLSVAAEARLRFHEVLYRQARVRTLEGWGERIEQALTFVTRREQRGDAATYDRRRVERERAVATGRLETEQAALERARARLQALLGADVPAPGVTGTLLPDTDPAELPALRASSGSRPELLALDLRIEAATLEHRAASRWWAPDLLLEGGWKGVDLGGQGRTDGFLLGASLSLPLWDRSSGLAHLAAGEARAARGRRALLESELDGELAGARAEAVRLRRAAAEFHERTTEVSSELVRIASAGYAGGELGLLELLDAYRGATDDFLTALDMAHAARRARIELDRLTGVGLP; encoded by the coding sequence TTGCTCGTCCTCGCGTCCGCCGCGAGCGCCGAGGCGCGGGAGTCCGAGCCGGGCCCGGTGCTCACCGAGAGCGAGGCCGTGGCCCACGCGCTTCGCCGGGCCCCGCTGCGCGATACCGTCGAGGGAGACGTCACCGCCGAGCAGGGACGTGGACGGGCCGCGGGCGCCTATCCCAACCCGCAGCTCGCGTTCACGCGCGAGCAGACCTTCGGCGCCTCCGGATCGCGCGAGGACTATCTCTCGCTCGCCCAGACACTCGATCTCGGCGCCCGGCGCGCGCTCCAGGGCGAGGCCGGCGAGGCGCGGGCACGTGCCGCACGGCGGGAAGGTGATGCCGCGGGGCTGTCGGTCGCCGCGGAGGCCCGTCTGCGCTTCCACGAGGTGCTCTATCGGCAAGCCCGGGTCCGCACGCTGGAAGGGTGGGGAGAGCGGATCGAGCAGGCGCTGACCTTCGTGACGCGTCGTGAGCAACGAGGCGATGCCGCGACGTACGACCGGAGGCGTGTCGAGCGGGAGCGCGCCGTGGCGACGGGCCGGTTGGAAACGGAGCAGGCCGCGCTCGAGCGCGCACGAGCCCGGCTCCAGGCACTCCTCGGCGCCGACGTGCCCGCGCCGGGTGTGACGGGAACGCTCCTGCCCGACACGGACCCCGCGGAACTCCCGGCCCTGCGCGCCTCGAGCGGCTCGCGTCCGGAGTTGCTGGCGCTCGACCTGCGCATCGAGGCCGCCACGCTCGAGCACCGCGCGGCCTCCCGCTGGTGGGCACCGGACCTGCTGCTCGAGGGCGGCTGGAAGGGCGTGGACCTCGGAGGCCAGGGGCGCACCGATGGGTTCCTGCTCGGGGCGTCCTTGTCGCTTCCGTTGTGGGATCGCTCGTCGGGGCTCGCCCATCTCGCCGCGGGCGAGGCCCGGGCCGCGCGAGGGCGTCGCGCGCTGCTCGAGTCGGAGCTCGACGGGGAGTTGGCGGGCGCCCGGGCGGAAGCCGTCCGGCTGCGCCGCGCCGCCGCGGAGTTCCACGAGCGCACCACCGAGGTGTCCAGCGAGCTCGTGCGCATCGCCTCGGCGGGGTACGCGGGCGGGGAGCTGGGGCTGCTCGAGCTGCTCGATGCCTACCGGGGTGCCACGGACGATTTCCTCACCGCGCTCGACATGGCGCACGCCGCGCGCCGGGCGCGCATCGAGCTGGATCGGCTCACGGGAGTGGGGTTGCCATGA